From a region of the Salvelinus namaycush isolate Seneca chromosome 40, SaNama_1.0, whole genome shotgun sequence genome:
- the LOC120033530 gene encoding transcription factor Sp3-like isoform X1 — MATADVEGSQSEFLQHGGASENQTTDMTAIQLTGSDRWELLTPVSTGKDAQQGVVHIPNSGMMTSNGQYVLPIGNMDSQPIYVTASGNDGSANGVSSIQYQIHNSDGTLAGFSAQGLDDGSGQIQLIQDGSHGNIGISVATTTTSDLLTQAGHMQQIQGVSLAGGTTYSGAVPMGLSGGNITFLPINSIDLESLGLAGAQTVPIATTTDGQLIMGSQALEGQEGGAKQLATLVSEANGNPDLYVPTTSSSQLPETIDGTGVLTQATAVSAGVSDPSSENYNSHNHLQQIQVSTSNASSFSQPILQLSGDNQGAQGQDLSQSGQTLQSVQLVNPGTFLIQAQTVTASGQIQWQTFQVQGVQSLQGLQLPQAQGGQQLTLAPVQGLSMGQGGSITLPNLQTVTVNSIGQPGIQYTQGEEADSPADIQIKEEPDSEEWQLSGDSTLNPSDLNNLRVQMDDEDMDMSTGEGKRLRRVACTCPNCKEAGGRGSSLGKKKQHICHIVGCGKVYGKTSHLRAHLRWHSGERPFVCNWMFCGKRFTRSDELQRHRRTHTGEKKFVCAQCSKRFMRSDHLAKHIKTHQNKKGVASSSSSPPPSDTIITADGTTLILQSAAGGHNLLGNQEIPLQLVTVAPGEVME, encoded by the exons ATGGCTACCGCGGACGTGGAAGGCAGTCAAAGCGAATTCCTACAGCACGGCGGAGCCTCGGAAAACCAG accaCAGACATGACCGCCATCCAGCTAACAGGTTCAGACCGTTGGGAGTTGTTAACCCCGGTCTCTACAGGGAAGGATGCGCAGCAGGGAGTCGTCCACATTCCTAACTCTGGCATGATGACCTCTAACGGCCAGTATGTTCTCCCTATCGGGAACATGGACAGTCAGCCCATCTACGTCACAGCATCTGGAAACGACGGCTCAGCCAACGGAGTGTCCAGCATACAATACCAG ATCCACAACTCAGATGGAACTCTGGCAGGCTTCTCTGCGCAGGGATTGGACGATGGCTCGGGCCAAATCCAGCTCATCCAGGACGGTAGCCACGGCAATATTGGAATCAGCGTTGCCACAACGACAACCTCTGACCTCCTAACGCAGGCTGGGCATATGCAGCAGATTCAGGGCGTGTCATTGGCCGGAGGCACGACCTATAGCGGCGCGGTTCCCATGGGGCTGTCGGGGGGTAACATAACTTTCCTCCCTATCAACAGCATAGACCTCGAATCACTAGGGCTTGCCGGCGCTCAGACGGTTCCCATAGCAACGACGACCGATGGTCAGCTGATCATGGGCAGCCAGGCGCTGGAGGGGCAGGAAGGTGGAGCCAAACAGCTAGCGACCCTAGTTAGTGAAGCTAACGGTAACCCAGACCTCTACGTGCCAACAACCTCATCATCCCAGCTGCCTGAGACCATCGACGGGACGGGGGTTCTGACCCAAGCTACTGCCGTGTCTGCCGGGGTTTCAGACCCATCCTCAGAGAACTACAACTCCCACAACCACCTGCAGCAAATACAG GTGTCCACCTCTAATGCCTCGTCCTTCTCCCAGCCCATCCTACAGCTGTCGGGGGACAACCAGGGGGCCCAGGGACAGGATCTATCCCAGTCTGGGCAGACGCTCCAGAGTGTCCAGCTCGTCAACCCTGGAACCTTCCTCATCCAGGCCCAGACGGTCACTGCTTCAGGACAGATACAGTGGCAGACCTTCCAG gtccaaGGGGTCCAGTCTCTGCAGGGCCTCCAGCTCCCCCAGGCCCAGGGGGGCCAGCAGCTGACTCTAGCCCCAGTCCAGGGCCTCTCTATGGGTCAGGGAGGATCCATCACCCTGCCTAACCTCCAGACTGTTACAGTCAACTCTATAGGACAGCCAGGGATTCAATACACACAGGGAGAGGAGGCCGACAGTCCTGCAG acATCCAGATAAAGGAGGAGCCGGACTCTGAAGAGTGGCAGCTGAGTGGTGACTCCACCCTCAACCCCAGTGACCTCAACAACCTGCGTGTCCAGATGGATGACGAAGACATGGACATGTCCACCGGGGAGGGCAAGAGGCTGAGGAGAGTCGCCTGCACCTGTCCCAACTGTAAAGAGGCTGGAGGGAG AGGGTCGAGTCTTGGTAAGAAGAAGCAGCATATCTGTCACATCGTGGGCTGTGGGAAGGTGTACGGTAAGACTTCTCACCTCAGGGCTCACCTCAGATGGCACAGCGGAGAACGGCCCTTCGTCTGCAACTGGATGTTCTGTGGCAAGCGGTTTACCAGGAGTGACGAgctacagagacacagacggaCACACACGG GAGAGAAGAAGTTTGTGTGTGCACAGTGTTCAAAGAGGTTCATGCGTAGCGACCATCTGGCCAAACATATAAAGACTCACCAGAACAAAAAGGGTGTGGCTTCCTCCTCATCGTCTCCGCCCCCCAGCGACACCATCATCACAGCAGACGGAACCACCCTCATCCTTCAATCAGCTGCTGGCGGCCACAACCTCCTAGGCAATCAGGAGATCCCTCTGCAGCTGGTCACCGTGGCGCCCGGTGAGGTTATGGAATGA
- the LOC120033530 gene encoding transcription factor Sp3-like isoform X2, which produces MATADVEGSQSEFLQHGGASENQTTDMTAIQLTGSDRWELLTPVSTGKDAQQGVVHIPNSGMMTSNGQYVLPIGNMDSQPIYVTASGNDGSANGVSSIQYQIHNSDGTLAGFSAQGLDDGSGQIQLIQDGSHGNIGISVATTTTSDLLTQAGHMQQIQGVSLAGGTTYSGAVPMGLSGGNITFLPINSIDLESLGLAGAQTVPIATTTDGQLIMGSQALEGQEGGAKQLATLVSEANGNPDLYVPTTSSSQLPETIDGTGVLTQATAVSAGVSDPSSENYNSHNHLQQIQPILQLSGDNQGAQGQDLSQSGQTLQSVQLVNPGTFLIQAQTVTASGQIQWQTFQVQGVQSLQGLQLPQAQGGQQLTLAPVQGLSMGQGGSITLPNLQTVTVNSIGQPGIQYTQGEEADSPADIQIKEEPDSEEWQLSGDSTLNPSDLNNLRVQMDDEDMDMSTGEGKRLRRVACTCPNCKEAGGRGSSLGKKKQHICHIVGCGKVYGKTSHLRAHLRWHSGERPFVCNWMFCGKRFTRSDELQRHRRTHTGEKKFVCAQCSKRFMRSDHLAKHIKTHQNKKGVASSSSSPPPSDTIITADGTTLILQSAAGGHNLLGNQEIPLQLVTVAPGEVME; this is translated from the exons ATGGCTACCGCGGACGTGGAAGGCAGTCAAAGCGAATTCCTACAGCACGGCGGAGCCTCGGAAAACCAG accaCAGACATGACCGCCATCCAGCTAACAGGTTCAGACCGTTGGGAGTTGTTAACCCCGGTCTCTACAGGGAAGGATGCGCAGCAGGGAGTCGTCCACATTCCTAACTCTGGCATGATGACCTCTAACGGCCAGTATGTTCTCCCTATCGGGAACATGGACAGTCAGCCCATCTACGTCACAGCATCTGGAAACGACGGCTCAGCCAACGGAGTGTCCAGCATACAATACCAG ATCCACAACTCAGATGGAACTCTGGCAGGCTTCTCTGCGCAGGGATTGGACGATGGCTCGGGCCAAATCCAGCTCATCCAGGACGGTAGCCACGGCAATATTGGAATCAGCGTTGCCACAACGACAACCTCTGACCTCCTAACGCAGGCTGGGCATATGCAGCAGATTCAGGGCGTGTCATTGGCCGGAGGCACGACCTATAGCGGCGCGGTTCCCATGGGGCTGTCGGGGGGTAACATAACTTTCCTCCCTATCAACAGCATAGACCTCGAATCACTAGGGCTTGCCGGCGCTCAGACGGTTCCCATAGCAACGACGACCGATGGTCAGCTGATCATGGGCAGCCAGGCGCTGGAGGGGCAGGAAGGTGGAGCCAAACAGCTAGCGACCCTAGTTAGTGAAGCTAACGGTAACCCAGACCTCTACGTGCCAACAACCTCATCATCCCAGCTGCCTGAGACCATCGACGGGACGGGGGTTCTGACCCAAGCTACTGCCGTGTCTGCCGGGGTTTCAGACCCATCCTCAGAGAACTACAACTCCCACAACCACCTGCAGCAAATACAG CCCATCCTACAGCTGTCGGGGGACAACCAGGGGGCCCAGGGACAGGATCTATCCCAGTCTGGGCAGACGCTCCAGAGTGTCCAGCTCGTCAACCCTGGAACCTTCCTCATCCAGGCCCAGACGGTCACTGCTTCAGGACAGATACAGTGGCAGACCTTCCAG gtccaaGGGGTCCAGTCTCTGCAGGGCCTCCAGCTCCCCCAGGCCCAGGGGGGCCAGCAGCTGACTCTAGCCCCAGTCCAGGGCCTCTCTATGGGTCAGGGAGGATCCATCACCCTGCCTAACCTCCAGACTGTTACAGTCAACTCTATAGGACAGCCAGGGATTCAATACACACAGGGAGAGGAGGCCGACAGTCCTGCAG acATCCAGATAAAGGAGGAGCCGGACTCTGAAGAGTGGCAGCTGAGTGGTGACTCCACCCTCAACCCCAGTGACCTCAACAACCTGCGTGTCCAGATGGATGACGAAGACATGGACATGTCCACCGGGGAGGGCAAGAGGCTGAGGAGAGTCGCCTGCACCTGTCCCAACTGTAAAGAGGCTGGAGGGAG AGGGTCGAGTCTTGGTAAGAAGAAGCAGCATATCTGTCACATCGTGGGCTGTGGGAAGGTGTACGGTAAGACTTCTCACCTCAGGGCTCACCTCAGATGGCACAGCGGAGAACGGCCCTTCGTCTGCAACTGGATGTTCTGTGGCAAGCGGTTTACCAGGAGTGACGAgctacagagacacagacggaCACACACGG GAGAGAAGAAGTTTGTGTGTGCACAGTGTTCAAAGAGGTTCATGCGTAGCGACCATCTGGCCAAACATATAAAGACTCACCAGAACAAAAAGGGTGTGGCTTCCTCCTCATCGTCTCCGCCCCCCAGCGACACCATCATCACAGCAGACGGAACCACCCTCATCCTTCAATCAGCTGCTGGCGGCCACAACCTCCTAGGCAATCAGGAGATCCCTCTGCAGCTGGTCACCGTGGCGCCCGGTGAGGTTATGGAATGA